Below is a window of Bordetella genomosp. 9 DNA.
CCAGCACCTTGACCATGGCGTCCATGCAGGTGGCATAAATCCCGAACACGGACGGCAGCGCCGCGTCGAGCCCGCTGCCGGCGATGAACTTGTCGGCAAAGGTCTGGGCGCACGACAGCAGCTTCGACGCCACGGTGTACTGGTAATACGCGGCCCATATGCCGCACAACGACAGGATCAGCCCCAGCAGCGCGCCCACGCGCCGCATCACCGGTCCCAGGAAGGCCAATACCAGGCAGACGATGCCGATGACGATATAGATCAGCCGCTGCAGGACGCACCACGCGCAGGGTTGCAGGCCGAAAGCGTATTGGGACACCAGCGCGATGCACACGGCGCCGAAAGCCAGGATGGCGATCAGTACCAGGGTGCGTTGCGAAGTCGACATCATGATGTTTCTTATCCTGTAGCGTCGGAAAGGGAGGTAGGCGGTATCAGTGCGCGGCGCCGGCCGCGCTGGCCTTGGCGGCTTCGACCATCACGCTCAACAAGAGTTCATGCACGCCGTCCCAGACGATCTGCACGCCCAGGCACAACAGCACGAAAGCCGACAGCCGCATGAATACCGCCGTGCCGTTGTCGCCCAGCCGGTACAGGAACTGGGCCGCGAAACGCAGGCAGACGTAAAGCGTCAGCGCGGTCACCAGGATGCCGGGCAGCGAGCCGACCAGCTTGACCAGGCTGACGATACGGTCCGGTTCGCGCAGGGAGGCGCCCACCGTGATCGCCGCGGCGATCGAGCCGGGCCCGCAGGAAATCGGGAAGGTGAGCGGATAGAAGGCGCGCGCCTTGGCCATTTCCGGCGTGAAGGACTCGGCGGCGCGGGCGGCGCTTTGGGCACCGGCATCGGGCGAGTTCACCAGGCGCCACGCGCTGGCGATGACCAGCAGCCCGCCGCCTACGCGGACGATTGCCAGGGAGAGTCCGAAGAAAGTCAAAAGCACGTTGCCGGCCACCATCGCGATGGTCAGCATCACGCCCACATTGATGGCCACCCGCTTGGCCAGCGCCGTGCGGGTCGCGTTGGAAGCGCCTTCAGTCAGCGTCCAGAAAATGGGGGCGACCGCTGGAGGATTCAGGAAAGGCAGCAGGGTGGCCAGCGCGAATAGGAAACTGCGACCGAATACGAGCAGATAGTCGTGCGCGAGCATGAGGAAAGGGGCCTGGCCGACGAGGAAAGGTGGATTGTAAGCGTCGGCCGTTCGTTCCGGCCACGTCAACGTGGATGTAAGGCGCTATCCGAAGCCGCAATCCCTCGTCGGATTTCATCCACGCCCCACGCGGCGACAAACAGATGCCCGCCCAACCCGGGACGCCGAGGATCCGGGCGGGCGGCCAGCCCTTCGCCGGTCCTCCAGCGTCGCCCCCCTGCGGGGAAGCGCGCAGCGCTTCGGGGGGACCCTCAAGCAGCCACGCGCTGCGTACCGTCGCCGGAAAGGGCGTCCAGGATCGCGCGTTCGAATTGCATCTGCGAGCGCGGCCGTTCCAGGGTCGAGCCTTCGATGATGAAGACGTCTTCCACGCGGTCGCCCAGCGTCATGACCTTGGCCATCTGCAGGTTCACGCCATGTCCGACGAACACCCGCGCCAGGGCATGCAGCAGGCCCGGCCGGTCCGTGGCCGTGACGGACAGCCGCCAGGATTTGCTGCGGTCGTCAGGCTGCAGCTCGGCTTGCGGCGGCACCGGGAATACGCGTGACATCCGCGATTGCCGCAGCCGGCCATAGGTCGCGCCGGCGCCCGCGGCGGCCGGAGAAGCCGCGCCGGCTTCCTTGAGCCGCGTGGCCAGTTCGTGCTCGACCAGCGACGCCTGCGCGCGCAGGTCGCTGGCGCCGTCCGGCAGCAGCACGATAAAGCTGTCAAGCGCCCAGCCATGGCGCGTGGTATGGATGCGCGCGTCCTGGATGCTCAGCGACTTGGCATCGAAATAGCCGCAGATCGCCGCGAACAGGTCGGGCGCGTCGCGGGTGTACACCATGACCTGCAGGCCTTCGCCCTGTTCGGTGGGCCGGGCCTTGACGACGGCCTGGTCCGGAGCCGGGCGGTGGTACAGATGGCGTGTATGCCAGGCGATGTCGGAAGCGTCGTGGCGCAGGA
It encodes the following:
- a CDS encoding disulfide bond formation protein B, which codes for MMSTSQRTLVLIAILAFGAVCIALVSQYAFGLQPCAWCVLQRLIYIVIGIVCLVLAFLGPVMRRVGALLGLILSLCGIWAAYYQYTVASKLLSCAQTFADKFIAGSGLDAALPSVFGIYATCMDAMVKVLGVEYAIWSLALFAILALLSLRALLRRA
- a CDS encoding MarC family protein, yielding MLAHDYLLVFGRSFLFALATLLPFLNPPAVAPIFWTLTEGASNATRTALAKRVAINVGVMLTIAMVAGNVLLTFFGLSLAIVRVGGGLLVIASAWRLVNSPDAGAQSAARAAESFTPEMAKARAFYPLTFPISCGPGSIAAAITVGASLREPDRIVSLVKLVGSLPGILVTALTLYVCLRFAAQFLYRLGDNGTAVFMRLSAFVLLCLGVQIVWDGVHELLLSVMVEAAKASAAGAAH